A stretch of Ipomoea triloba cultivar NCNSP0323 chromosome 13, ASM357664v1 DNA encodes these proteins:
- the LOC116000999 gene encoding putative late blight resistance protein homolog R1C-3 isoform X1, with amino-acid sequence MASETHPSIHWLKPENVVLSGPYSPCSPNLEDQFNEDAFNEVEKMLFHTSATKNIVSIVGLSGIGKTTLAKRVYGSDMADTYARAWVTVPQEYKGNTLSQLKEKLHKHFGGSYEKKCFLVLDDIPNARALANILTCLPNDSFKIRILLTTQFNTVGSDAAPIGNVHKMCILDPKRSWDLFCKKLSPKELTRAPKFVEIAQHVVKECEGLPRSIVAVAERLSKCSYILKEWKKIEKEVDTLGPLYNDAEHLSKLTLSYNQLPQHLKVCFLYFAIYPKGFKINVKRLIKIWIAEGFVRQMECKGSGWQLVKDLEEEGYCYLDRLVHSGLVAISEWEHKMTNVCWIHSSLWDFCTRQTKKEGLLCAVYTRKDLGLPLDMFVNSCRWLSLYSHRLDYYTLFTTNNPRSLLFFQGDYVKSVSFKLLRIVDLSALQIFKTVPLHLRDLVFLRYLCVPPWFEGLDDVVSNNQNLQTIIVCGGEPQLRTGHFHLSFRIWELPHLRHLELGNYYEVDPPNRYIEQLQTLSWVSPTHFTEEEYWKFSNLKYLKVFYKGAFEPCSSPGPCRNPTINLDYIWCLSKLETLKVIVPANSMTNLERSVFPTRLKKLRLSWTNLPMKLPWVLRALKVLKLENAFSGQVWGSFGRFSDLEVLLIEATNLQKWEVGSSDFPELKHLILRRCYCLEDIPFQVHLIGTLETIKVEQCPPCVVASAMKIQEERKWLWKKTNNPVEEHNISRARLIRYIAAHTPLTVVVDDVIHDFS; translated from the coding sequence ATGGCCAGTGAAACTCATCCATCCATTCATTGGTTGAAACCTGAGAATGTTGTGTTGAGTGGACCATATTCGCCATGCTCTCCAAATCTTGAGGATCAATTTAACGAAGACGCCTTCAATGAGGTAGAAAAGATGTTATTCCATACCTCTGCGACAAAAAACATAGTTTCAATTGTAGGATTGTCAGGCATTGGCAAGACTACTTTGGCTAAAAGAGTCTATGGCTCAGATATGGCAGATACTTACGCTCGAGCTTGGGTTACTGTGCCTCAAGAGTACAAGGGAAACACTCTTTCTCAACTAAAAGAGAAATTACACAAGCACTTCGGAGGTAGTTATGAGAAGAAgtgttttcttgttttggatGATATACCAAACGCCCGAGCTTTGGCTAATATCCTAACATGTCTTCCTAATGATTCATTCAAAATTCGTATATTGCTGACCACTCAGTTCAATACTGTTGGTAGCGATGCTGCCCCAATTGGTAATGTGCATAAAATGTGCATATTAGATCCAAAGAGAAGTTGGGATCTATTTTGCAAGAAACTCTCTCCCAAAGAGCTTACTAGAGCACCAAAATTTGTAGAAATCGCCCAACATGTTGTGAAGGAATGTGAAGGGTTGCCACGGTCAATTGTTGCAGTTGCAGAGCGTTTGTCTAAATGCAGTTACATTTTAAAGGAATGGAAGAAGATTGAAAAGGAAGTTGATACATTGGGACCTCTATACAATGATGCCGAGCACTTGAGTAAGCTTACTCTATCTTACAATCAATTGCCACAGCATTTGAaagtttgttttttatattttgcaatctATCCAAAAGGCTTTAAAATCAATGTGAAAAGGCTTATTAAGATATGGATTGCTGAGGGATTTGTGAGGCAAATGGAGTGTAAGGGATCTGGGTGGCAGTTGGTGAAGGATTTGGAAGAGGAAGGTTACTGCTATTTAGATCGTCTTGTTCATAGTGGTCTAGTCGCAATCAGCGAATGGGAACATAAGATGACTAATGTTTGCTGGATACATAGTTCCTTATGGGACTTCTGTACAAGACAAACTAAAAAAGAGGGTCTCCTATGTGCGGTGTATACTCGAAAAGATTTAGGATTGCCATTAGACATGTTTGTAAATTCATGTCGTTGGTTAAGTTTATACTCACATAGATTGGATTATTACACGCTCTTTACTACAAATAACCCTCGCTCTCTTTTATTCTTTCAAGGAGATTATGTAAAGTCGGTATCTTTCAAGCTATTAAGAATTGTTGATTTGAGTgcacttcaaatcttcaaaacAGTGCCATTGCATTTAAGAGATTTAGTTTTTCTGAGATACCTATGTGTACCACCGTGGTTTGAGGGTTTAGACGATGTAGTGTCAAACAATCAGAATTTACAGACAATTATTGTTTGTGGTGGTGAACCACAACTTAGAACTGGCCATTTCCATTTGTCATTCAGAATTTGGGAGTTACCACATTTAAGGCATCTTGAACTTGGCAATTACTATGAGGTGGATCCTCCAAACAGATATATAGAGCAATTGCAAACATTATCGTGGGTAAGTCCAACTCATTTTACAGAAGAGGAGTATTGGAAGTTCTCAAATTTGAAATATCTAAAGGTTTTCTATAAAGGTGCCTTTGAGCCATGTAGCAGTCCTGGACCTTGCAGAAACCCCACCATCAATTTGGATTATATTTGGTGTTTGTCGAAGCTCGAGACACTTAAGGTTATAGTCCCAGCAAATAGTATGACCAATCTAGAGCGGTCAGTGTTTCCTACACGGTTGAAGAAGTTGAGGTTGAGCTGGACTAATCTCCCGATGAAGCTTCCATGGGTATTGAGAGCTTTAAAGGTGCTCAAACTAGAAAACGCCTTCTCCGGCCAAGTGTGGGGATCATTTGGACGTTTTTCTGACTTAGAAGTGTTGCTCATTGAGGCCACAAATCTTCAGAAATGGGAGGTCGGGAGTTCCGATTTCCCAGAACTAAAGCATCTAATCCTAAGACGTTGTTATTGTTTGGAAGATATCCCATTTCAAGTTCATCTTATTGGCACCCTAGAGACAATTAAGGTGGAGCAGTGTCCCCCTTGTGTTGTCGCTTCTGCCATGAAGATTCAGGAGGAGCGGAAGTGGTTATGGAAAAAGACAAACAACCCTGTGGAGGAGCACAATATCAGTCGTGCTCGCCTAATTCGATACATTGCGGCCCATACGCCACTTACTGTTGTTGTCGACGACGTGATTCATGATTTTAGCTAG
- the LOC116000999 gene encoding putative late blight resistance protein homolog R1C-3 isoform X2 produces the protein MADTYARAWVTVPQEYKGNTLSQLKEKLHKHFGGSYEKKCFLVLDDIPNARALANILTCLPNDSFKIRILLTTQFNTVGSDAAPIGNVHKMCILDPKRSWDLFCKKLSPKELTRAPKFVEIAQHVVKECEGLPRSIVAVAERLSKCSYILKEWKKIEKEVDTLGPLYNDAEHLSKLTLSYNQLPQHLKVCFLYFAIYPKGFKINVKRLIKIWIAEGFVRQMECKGSGWQLVKDLEEEGYCYLDRLVHSGLVAISEWEHKMTNVCWIHSSLWDFCTRQTKKEGLLCAVYTRKDLGLPLDMFVNSCRWLSLYSHRLDYYTLFTTNNPRSLLFFQGDYVKSVSFKLLRIVDLSALQIFKTVPLHLRDLVFLRYLCVPPWFEGLDDVVSNNQNLQTIIVCGGEPQLRTGHFHLSFRIWELPHLRHLELGNYYEVDPPNRYIEQLQTLSWVSPTHFTEEEYWKFSNLKYLKVFYKGAFEPCSSPGPCRNPTINLDYIWCLSKLETLKVIVPANSMTNLERSVFPTRLKKLRLSWTNLPMKLPWVLRALKVLKLENAFSGQVWGSFGRFSDLEVLLIEATNLQKWEVGSSDFPELKHLILRRCYCLEDIPFQVHLIGTLETIKVEQCPPCVVASAMKIQEERKWLWKKTNNPVEEHNISRARLIRYIAAHTPLTVVVDDVIHDFS, from the coding sequence ATGGCAGATACTTACGCTCGAGCTTGGGTTACTGTGCCTCAAGAGTACAAGGGAAACACTCTTTCTCAACTAAAAGAGAAATTACACAAGCACTTCGGAGGTAGTTATGAGAAGAAgtgttttcttgttttggatGATATACCAAACGCCCGAGCTTTGGCTAATATCCTAACATGTCTTCCTAATGATTCATTCAAAATTCGTATATTGCTGACCACTCAGTTCAATACTGTTGGTAGCGATGCTGCCCCAATTGGTAATGTGCATAAAATGTGCATATTAGATCCAAAGAGAAGTTGGGATCTATTTTGCAAGAAACTCTCTCCCAAAGAGCTTACTAGAGCACCAAAATTTGTAGAAATCGCCCAACATGTTGTGAAGGAATGTGAAGGGTTGCCACGGTCAATTGTTGCAGTTGCAGAGCGTTTGTCTAAATGCAGTTACATTTTAAAGGAATGGAAGAAGATTGAAAAGGAAGTTGATACATTGGGACCTCTATACAATGATGCCGAGCACTTGAGTAAGCTTACTCTATCTTACAATCAATTGCCACAGCATTTGAaagtttgttttttatattttgcaatctATCCAAAAGGCTTTAAAATCAATGTGAAAAGGCTTATTAAGATATGGATTGCTGAGGGATTTGTGAGGCAAATGGAGTGTAAGGGATCTGGGTGGCAGTTGGTGAAGGATTTGGAAGAGGAAGGTTACTGCTATTTAGATCGTCTTGTTCATAGTGGTCTAGTCGCAATCAGCGAATGGGAACATAAGATGACTAATGTTTGCTGGATACATAGTTCCTTATGGGACTTCTGTACAAGACAAACTAAAAAAGAGGGTCTCCTATGTGCGGTGTATACTCGAAAAGATTTAGGATTGCCATTAGACATGTTTGTAAATTCATGTCGTTGGTTAAGTTTATACTCACATAGATTGGATTATTACACGCTCTTTACTACAAATAACCCTCGCTCTCTTTTATTCTTTCAAGGAGATTATGTAAAGTCGGTATCTTTCAAGCTATTAAGAATTGTTGATTTGAGTgcacttcaaatcttcaaaacAGTGCCATTGCATTTAAGAGATTTAGTTTTTCTGAGATACCTATGTGTACCACCGTGGTTTGAGGGTTTAGACGATGTAGTGTCAAACAATCAGAATTTACAGACAATTATTGTTTGTGGTGGTGAACCACAACTTAGAACTGGCCATTTCCATTTGTCATTCAGAATTTGGGAGTTACCACATTTAAGGCATCTTGAACTTGGCAATTACTATGAGGTGGATCCTCCAAACAGATATATAGAGCAATTGCAAACATTATCGTGGGTAAGTCCAACTCATTTTACAGAAGAGGAGTATTGGAAGTTCTCAAATTTGAAATATCTAAAGGTTTTCTATAAAGGTGCCTTTGAGCCATGTAGCAGTCCTGGACCTTGCAGAAACCCCACCATCAATTTGGATTATATTTGGTGTTTGTCGAAGCTCGAGACACTTAAGGTTATAGTCCCAGCAAATAGTATGACCAATCTAGAGCGGTCAGTGTTTCCTACACGGTTGAAGAAGTTGAGGTTGAGCTGGACTAATCTCCCGATGAAGCTTCCATGGGTATTGAGAGCTTTAAAGGTGCTCAAACTAGAAAACGCCTTCTCCGGCCAAGTGTGGGGATCATTTGGACGTTTTTCTGACTTAGAAGTGTTGCTCATTGAGGCCACAAATCTTCAGAAATGGGAGGTCGGGAGTTCCGATTTCCCAGAACTAAAGCATCTAATCCTAAGACGTTGTTATTGTTTGGAAGATATCCCATTTCAAGTTCATCTTATTGGCACCCTAGAGACAATTAAGGTGGAGCAGTGTCCCCCTTGTGTTGTCGCTTCTGCCATGAAGATTCAGGAGGAGCGGAAGTGGTTATGGAAAAAGACAAACAACCCTGTGGAGGAGCACAATATCAGTCGTGCTCGCCTAATTCGATACATTGCGGCCCATACGCCACTTACTGTTGTTGTCGACGACGTGATTCATGATTTTAGCTAG